TGACCGCACAAACTGCCTCGAGTTGCGTTTCTCCCTGTGTGCCTGTCCCGATTATCGCAGCGACACTCGCCTCTTTACCGGCAAGAAGAGAAGTCGCAAGTCCGGAGACAGCTCCTGTTCTCATGGCAGTGATGGCTTCCCCGTCCATTACTGCAAGCGGAACGCCGGTACTTGAGTCGAACAGCAGCATCATCGCATGCACCATGGGCAGCCCTTTTGCGGGATTGTTTCTGATGTTGGTAACCGTTTTTACGCCCACCTTTTGGATATGCGGTAAATAAACCGGCATAAACAAGGCGTTGGCGTTGTCCGCATCCATCTCCAGGCGAGTCCGGACCGGCATTACCGCTTCACCTTTGCTCAGAGCGCTAAAACCATCTTTCATCGCTTCTATGCAGCTCTCCATAGTCAAAAGAGAGTATATGTCGGTACCGGAGAAAAAAAGTATGCTGTTATTCTTCATCATTACCTCGCGGTAAATGTAAATCCATAGGTGTAAGGCAATCAGGGCGAATGGCTATATTGACGCAGCTCACCCTGCGGCCTGAAGTGTTCATCGAAACTGATCATGTTTCGGGCTGAAGGGATCGGGCCACCCTTTTTTTTCAGCCGTCCTTGACAATATCCCGCAAAACATGGCGACCAAGAAGGCAAAAGGCGAATTGGTCGTGATGCCGGTAAGAAAAAAGGCAAAGCACAGAACAGCGAAGATATTACGGTAAAATTTCATCTTTCTCCTTTACCAAGGTGTTCCCATTATATAATGGGGCAGGAACAGGGATAGCTTGGGGAAAAATACCGTCACGAAGAGTACCGGAATCCAGCATAACAGGATGAACCACAGACAGGGCTTCATCATCTCATCAATCGGTGCTCCTCCCAGCCGTCCGGAGAGATATAGTACAGGCGCCGCCGGTGGGGTGATGCAGCCAAGACCCGTGTTGACGCCGACAATTGCGGCATAGTGAATGGGATTGAAGCCCAAATCCAGTATGATAGGCATAAGGACCGGTGTCGACAGGACCACTACGCTGATATCATCCATGAGCATGCCCAGGATAACAAGAAAGATATTGATCATGAACATGACCATGAGCGGGTCAGTGGAAATGGCATAGAACACGCCAAGCAAGACGCCCGGGAGGTCTTCCAGAATATAGAGCCGGCTCAGCATTGCCACAGAATAGAGCATCACCATGATGACACCGGTGGTAACAGCAGTTTCGACCATTACCTCATAGGTGCTTTTCGGGTTGAGCCCTTTATAAACGAACAAGCCGACAGGGATCGCATAAAGTACGGCCATCGCCGATGCCTCTGTGGTGGTCATTATTCCGCCGTATATACCTCCGAGAACTATTACCGGCAGCATCATCGCCGGCAGAGCCATCCTTCCCCTTGATTTGAACAGTCGTATCCTGTCTTTATTGGTCCTGTTTTTCTTTTCGCCTATTTTTATGGTGGTGTTATGACGGAGAAGCCACCAGTTCACCGAGATGAGCAGTGCAATGGTAATGAAGCCGGGAACAACTGTGGCGAGGAAACATGCCAGCACCGATTGACCGCTTATCCAGGCGAAGATAATCAAGGTTGCATTGGGCGGAATAAGCAGTCCCAGAAGTGAAGCGTTTGCCAGAAGTGCAGCGGCAACCCCCCGTGGATATCCTTCAGCATGAAACCGTGGAAAAATGATGGATCCGACACAGGACAGTGTGGCACAGGCAGCTCCGGCGATAGATCCGACAATGGCACAGGATATGACGGTGACGATTCCCAGTCCCCCCTTGAAGTGCCCGACAAAAACATCGACGAAATCAATCAGTTTTTCGCCGATTTTTCCACGCTCCATGATGCCGCCGGCGGCGATGAACAGAGCAATGGCAATCAACGATGTGGAATTCATCTGGCCATATCCGTAGGGGAGCAGCTGCGTGGCCTGATAGCCATCCCCGGCGGGGCCACCGAAAAATATCAACCATGCCGCTGAAGCCATGAAGCTTACCGGGACCGGGACGCCGATTATCAAGCAGAGCACAAGAATTACGAGCGCAACAAAAATCATTTCTTTTTCCTCCTGAACAATTCACGCAGACTGAGAACCAGGTCCCTGGCGAAGTAGTAGACCATGAAAAGCAAGCCTAAGAAAACGGATAAATAGCCCAGCCACAGCGGAATTCTCCAAACGCTTGTCTTGGGAATAGCTATTCCGGTGCCTAAAGGACCCATAAACCCGAACATAAAGAATTCATAGCCGTACCACGCAAAAAGCCCACCTACACAGACGGTTATGAAATTTCTCAGAACGACTAAAAACTCCTTAAGTTTACCATCGGGCAAATAGGCGTTGACCAGATCTGCGGAAACGTGGGTGCGGCTATAGGCTCCGATTGCCGCTCCTATGAAATAGAGCCAGAAAGCAAGTATTTTGACCCATTCCTCATAGCCGTACAGATTCTTCTCGAGGACATAACGAAAAAAAGCGGCGAGACAGATGGTGAGAGTAAGGACAACAGCAGAAGAAAAGCAGATGATGGAAAAAGAATTGATGATTATGCGGTCGAAGATATTTTGAGGTGCGTCCACGGTAGTAACGCATTCAGCCGTTGTGGCACATACATCTTCATTCTTGATATCTGACACGGGACAACTCCATGGCGTAGTCTGAGGCCGGGGGAGCACATACCCCCCGGACCCAGCTTTTCGATTAAACTAACGCTGAAAAGTGAAAAAGGATCATTTTGGTGCAAGTTCTTCTCGGAATTCGTCCATGAGTTCCTTGGTCATGTTCCTTTCAAGTTTCGGCCAAGTAGAAGCAGAAGCCTTCATTATGGGCTGCAGTTCTTCCTTGGTGTAGGTGTGAACCTCTATGCCTTTCTCTCGCATGAGATCCATGTAGTGGTTATCAACATTCTTGGCGTTATCAATACTGCTGGTGGTGGCGTCGGCAAGAATTTCCTGGATAACGGCCTGATCTTCCGGCTTGATCTTGTTCCAGGTCTGGCCGCTGATCATGTAGTTGAGAACCTCGATAGAGTAGTTGGTCATATACCAGTGCTTGAGGACATCGCCGAGAGCGGTATAGGCAGCTGCTACAGGGTAACCATTGACGCCGTCTACAACACCGGTCTGAATCGCCTG
This window of the Desulfopila inferna genome carries:
- a CDS encoding TRAP transporter large permease, with protein sequence MIFVALVILVLCLIIGVPVPVSFMASAAWLIFFGGPAGDGYQATQLLPYGYGQMNSTSLIAIALFIAAGGIMERGKIGEKLIDFVDVFVGHFKGGLGIVTVISCAIVGSIAGAACATLSCVGSIIFPRFHAEGYPRGVAAALLANASLLGLLIPPNATLIIFAWISGQSVLACFLATVVPGFITIALLISVNWWLLRHNTTIKIGEKKNRTNKDRIRLFKSRGRMALPAMMLPVIVLGGIYGGIMTTTEASAMAVLYAIPVGLFVYKGLNPKSTYEVMVETAVTTGVIMVMLYSVAMLSRLYILEDLPGVLLGVFYAISTDPLMVMFMINIFLVILGMLMDDISVVVLSTPVLMPIILDLGFNPIHYAAIVGVNTGLGCITPPAAPVLYLSGRLGGAPIDEMMKPCLWFILLCWIPVLFVTVFFPKLSLFLPHYIMGTPW
- a CDS encoding TRAP transporter small permease subunit, which codes for MSDIKNEDVCATTAECVTTVDAPQNIFDRIIINSFSIICFSSAVVLTLTICLAAFFRYVLEKNLYGYEEWVKILAFWLYFIGAAIGAYSRTHVSADLVNAYLPDGKLKEFLVVLRNFITVCVGGLFAWYGYEFFMFGFMGPLGTGIAIPKTSVWRIPLWLGYLSVFLGLLFMVYYFARDLVLSLRELFRRKKK